From the bacterium genome, one window contains:
- a CDS encoding phosphopyruvate hydratase, with product MSHIHYIQGREVLDSRGNPTVEVEIFLESGAIGRAIVPSGASTGEHEAVELRDGDKTRYLGKGVQKAVKNVNTLISKALMHVDADDQHELDHIMIDLDGTPNKSKLGANAILGVSLAAARAMSIETGLPLYQYIGGIQANTLPVPMMNIINGGAHADNNVDFQEFMIMPVGAKSFTEGLRMGAEIFHHLKAVLKSKKLNTAVGDEGGFAPNLKTNDEALDVIMEAIGKAGYKAGKDIMIALDPASSEFFADGKYVFKKSDGSKKTSEQMVKFYENWVRQYPIISIEDGMAENDWKGWKMLTEAVGDKVQLVGDDIFVTNPKFLSKGISLGVANSILVKVNQIGTLTETIDTVQMAHNAGYTAVMSHRSGETEDTTIADIAVALNCGQIKTGSASRTDRIAKYNQLIRIEEALGARAVYPGRKAFQI from the coding sequence ATGAGTCACATACATTACATTCAGGGACGCGAAGTGCTGGATTCCAGAGGCAATCCGACGGTTGAAGTTGAAATCTTTCTCGAAAGCGGCGCCATAGGACGCGCGATCGTTCCCAGCGGAGCCTCCACAGGCGAACATGAAGCGGTGGAATTGCGCGACGGCGACAAAACGCGTTATCTCGGCAAAGGCGTTCAGAAGGCGGTCAAAAATGTTAATACTCTTATTTCCAAAGCGCTCATGCACGTGGATGCAGACGATCAGCACGAACTCGACCATATCATGATCGATCTGGATGGCACACCCAACAAAAGTAAACTCGGCGCCAATGCGATTTTAGGCGTGAGTTTAGCAGCGGCTCGCGCGATGTCCATTGAGACCGGCCTCCCGCTGTATCAATACATCGGCGGCATTCAGGCTAATACGTTGCCTGTTCCCATGATGAATATTATTAACGGCGGTGCGCATGCGGATAACAACGTCGATTTTCAGGAATTCATGATCATGCCTGTCGGCGCAAAAAGTTTTACTGAAGGTTTACGGATGGGCGCGGAAATTTTCCACCATTTAAAAGCTGTATTGAAATCAAAAAAACTAAATACCGCCGTTGGCGACGAGGGCGGGTTTGCGCCTAATCTGAAAACCAACGATGAAGCATTAGACGTCATTATGGAAGCAATCGGCAAGGCGGGATATAAGGCCGGCAAGGACATTATGATCGCACTGGACCCGGCTTCGAGTGAATTTTTTGCCGACGGAAAATACGTATTCAAAAAATCCGACGGTTCTAAAAAAACTTCTGAACAAATGGTTAAGTTCTATGAAAATTGGGTTCGCCAATACCCTATCATTTCCATCGAAGACGGCATGGCTGAAAATGACTGGAAGGGCTGGAAGATGCTGACTGAAGCGGTCGGTGACAAAGTGCAACTCGTCGGCGATGACATTTTTGTTACGAATCCTAAATTTCTATCCAAAGGTATCAGTTTGGGCGTTGCCAATTCAATTCTCGTTAAAGTAAATCAGATCGGTACGCTGACCGAAACCATCGACACGGTTCAAATGGCGCACAATGCCGGTTATACGGCAGTCATGAGCCATCGTTCCGGTGAAACGGAAGACACGACCATTGCCGATATCGCCGTTGCGCTGAATTGCGGCCAGATCAAAACAGGCTCCGCATCACGAACGGATCGAATTGCGAAATATAATCAACTGATCCGAATTGAAGAAGCGTTGGGCGCCCGTGCAGTTTATCCCGGACGCAAAGCCTTTCAAATATAA
- a CDS encoding septum formation initiator family protein gives MSILPRENVTKNLLDDTASIEKKKKRKKVLFWSVISVIAMTIIFGNYGAYQMVVIKRQKMNLENEIAQLKKDQAHLLKNRERIKNDLTYIEKVAREKYSMVKPGEHVYQVIPKNKETKK, from the coding sequence ATGAGTATATTGCCGCGAGAAAACGTGACGAAAAACCTTTTAGACGATACCGCCAGTATCGAAAAAAAGAAAAAGAGGAAAAAAGTTCTCTTTTGGTCGGTGATAAGCGTGATCGCGATGACGATTATATTCGGTAATTACGGCGCGTATCAAATGGTCGTTATCAAACGGCAAAAAATGAATCTGGAAAACGAAATCGCGCAGCTTAAAAAAGATCAGGCTCATCTGCTAAAAAACCGCGAACGCATCAAGAATGATTTGACCTATATAGAAAAAGTTGCGCGCGAAAAATACAGCATGGTCAAGCCGGGCGAGCATGTGTATCAGGTGATTCCAAAGAACAAAGAAACAAAAAAATAA